Proteins from a genomic interval of Chitinophagales bacterium:
- a CDS encoding glycosyltransferase family 4 protein, with amino-acid sequence MNILILNNEYPPLGGGAGVISRYQAEGLAKLGHKVTVVTAWIEGEAERLETENLTVIKLKSKRKVVYESNPVEMLSWMFKAMSFLKQYCQEHSFDVSIAHYLLPAGNVSWYLKRKFNIPYTVVSHGHDVPFAFPKQMLKFHALTYFWLKQILKNATTFFVQSQEMKDRSDKFIGEKLASKNYRVPNGCNSDYFQPNYAIKSKKFKIVWVGRLVDQKDPFTFLKAIKIFSAKGIEFTVHILGDGPLRKKMEAFIQQNDLDKWVKMKGWVSKTEILEEYQSANLQVISSLFEGMSIAALESLSAGLYVLTTPVSGNPDVVVEGENGGFFDYGDVEGLAERLEDYYKNKFLKGHLPNQEKVNGFRKEYKWDNIVALYNQALKNLLQKNN; translated from the coding sequence ATGAATATTCTCATATTGAATAATGAATATCCTCCATTGGGAGGAGGTGCGGGAGTGATTAGCCGCTATCAAGCAGAAGGTTTGGCAAAACTTGGGCATAAAGTGACCGTAGTGACAGCATGGATTGAAGGAGAAGCAGAAAGATTGGAAACAGAGAATTTGACGGTGATTAAATTGAAGTCAAAACGAAAAGTAGTATATGAATCGAATCCTGTAGAAATGTTGTCGTGGATGTTTAAGGCGATGTCTTTTTTGAAACAATATTGCCAAGAACATTCTTTTGATGTTTCTATAGCCCATTATCTGCTACCTGCGGGGAATGTGAGTTGGTACTTAAAGCGAAAATTTAACATCCCCTATACCGTTGTTTCTCATGGACATGATGTTCCTTTTGCCTTCCCTAAGCAAATGCTAAAGTTTCACGCATTGACCTATTTTTGGTTGAAGCAAATCCTCAAAAATGCCACTACATTTTTTGTTCAATCCCAAGAAATGAAAGATCGGTCGGATAAGTTTATTGGCGAAAAATTAGCTTCTAAAAATTATAGAGTACCCAATGGCTGCAATAGCGACTATTTTCAACCCAATTATGCCATTAAGTCCAAAAAGTTTAAAATAGTTTGGGTAGGTAGATTGGTGGACCAAAAAGATCCATTTACTTTTTTGAAGGCCATAAAAATATTTAGTGCTAAGGGAATTGAATTTACCGTACACATATTGGGAGATGGGCCGCTTAGGAAAAAAATGGAGGCTTTTATTCAGCAAAACGACCTTGACAAATGGGTGAAAATGAAAGGATGGGTCAGTAAAACGGAAATATTGGAAGAGTATCAATCTGCAAATTTACAGGTGATTTCTTCTTTGTTTGAAGGGATGAGTATTGCAGCTCTGGAGTCTTTGTCTGCTGGATTGTATGTGCTGACAACTCCTGTAAGTGGAAATCCTGATGTGGTGGTGGAAGGAGAGAATGGAGGATTTTTTGATTATGGTGACGTAGAGGGGCTGGCAGAACGACTCGAAGACTATTACAAAAATAAGTTTTTGAAGGGGCATTTGCCGAATCAAGAGAAGGTGAATGGCTTTCGGAAAGAGTATAAGTGGGATAATATTGTTGCTTTATACAATCAAGCACTAAAAAACCTTTTGCAAAAGAACAACTAA
- a CDS encoding glycosyltransferase family 2 protein, with the protein MIKYSFVVPAYNEEKNIPMLYQKVLSLMDSLNDQNWELIFVNDGSRDGTWDVLLNHSKLDARVKCINLSRNFGHQAALGAGLSYAGGEAIISMDCDLQDPPEVVAEMIDKWKQGFAIVYARRLNYRKDNFIKRYASKFYYSLLDKFSEVSIPRNVGDFRLVDMKVQRELNKMRGKSPYFRGMVAWTGFKHAYVDYYRPDREEGESGYTLTKLVQLGMSGLMGFSFLPLKIGFVLGIITILMGCGFLTYMIFDALINDVYYHLYKFLVVILFMFMGAFFILLWILGEYVGRIYDEVRNRPLYIVHEKVNIDEYSHIE; encoded by the coding sequence ATGATAAAGTATTCTTTTGTGGTACCTGCCTATAATGAGGAAAAAAACATTCCGATGCTTTATCAGAAAGTGCTGTCATTGATGGATTCCCTCAATGATCAAAATTGGGAACTCATTTTCGTCAATGATGGTAGTCGAGATGGAACATGGGATGTATTGCTGAATCATTCAAAGTTGGATGCACGAGTGAAATGTATCAATCTCAGTCGAAATTTTGGACATCAGGCAGCTTTGGGTGCTGGACTAAGTTATGCCGGTGGAGAAGCGATTATTTCGATGGATTGCGACCTACAAGACCCTCCTGAAGTGGTGGCAGAAATGATTGACAAATGGAAACAAGGTTTTGCGATTGTGTATGCAAGACGGTTGAACTATCGAAAGGATAACTTTATAAAACGATATGCTTCAAAGTTTTACTACAGTCTGTTGGACAAATTCTCGGAAGTGAGTATTCCCCGAAATGTGGGAGATTTCCGATTGGTGGACATGAAAGTACAACGAGAACTCAACAAAATGCGGGGTAAATCTCCCTATTTTAGAGGCATGGTAGCTTGGACGGGCTTCAAACATGCCTATGTCGACTATTACCGCCCTGACCGAGAGGAAGGAGAATCGGGTTATACCCTTACCAAACTGGTTCAATTGGGAATGAGTGGCTTGATGGGGTTTTCTTTTTTGCCTTTGAAGATAGGTTTTGTGTTGGGAATCATCACTATTTTGATGGGGTGCGGGTTTTTGACTTATATGATATTTGATGCTCTTATCAATGATGTCTATTATCACTTGTACAAATTTTTGGTAGTTATTTTGTTTATGTTTATGGGTGCTTTTTTTATATTACTCTGGATATTAGGGGAATATGTCGGCAGGATTTATGATGAAGTGCGAAATCGTCCGCTTTATATTGTTCATGAAAAGGTAAATATTGATGAATATTCTCATATTGAATAA
- a CDS encoding glycosyltransferase family 2 protein, with protein sequence MHQLSIVIPLYNEEGNVAALHEEIVAVCENNNYTYEIILVDDGSNDDTVKIAKTLAPLKIIEFRKNFGQTAAMDAGIKAAQYDYVITMDGDRQNDPTDIPKLIDYIIMNELDVVSGWRKNRKDTFMKRFVSRGANFLRKVLINDGIHDSGCSLKIYKRECFEGVSLYGEMHRFIPALLKIKGFKIGEVVVNHRARTAGVTKYNWRRTVKGFIDMIAVWFWNKYAMRPLHLLGGIGLILLLMSIVCMGVTTVLFFKGQDISDTSWPILTILLFLSGLNMFVGGILADIMVKNYYKDNKNSYYSIKNITIK encoded by the coding sequence ATGCACCAACTATCGATAGTCATACCACTTTACAATGAAGAAGGCAATGTTGCAGCATTGCATGAAGAAATTGTAGCAGTATGCGAAAATAATAACTATACTTATGAAATTATTTTAGTAGATGATGGCTCTAATGACGACACAGTAAAAATTGCTAAAACACTCGCTCCTCTAAAAATCATTGAATTCCGAAAGAATTTCGGACAAACAGCTGCAATGGATGCCGGAATTAAGGCAGCTCAATATGATTATGTCATTACCATGGATGGGGATAGACAAAACGATCCTACGGATATTCCAAAATTGATTGACTATATCATAATGAATGAGTTAGATGTGGTTTCTGGTTGGCGAAAAAACCGAAAAGATACATTCATGAAGCGATTTGTGTCGAGAGGAGCCAATTTTTTGCGGAAAGTGTTGATCAATGATGGAATTCACGATAGCGGTTGTTCTTTAAAAATTTATAAGAGAGAATGTTTTGAAGGGGTTTCATTGTATGGAGAAATGCACCGTTTCATCCCAGCATTGTTGAAGATAAAAGGCTTCAAAATAGGAGAAGTAGTGGTAAACCATCGTGCAAGAACAGCAGGTGTGACCAAATACAATTGGCGGCGCACTGTCAAAGGGTTTATTGACATGATTGCCGTTTGGTTTTGGAATAAATATGCTATGCGGCCACTTCACTTACTGGGAGGGATTGGCCTCATTCTTTTGTTAATGAGTATTGTCTGTATGGGAGTTACTACAGTCTTGTTTTTCAAAGGACAGGACATATCTGATACTTCTTGGCCTATTCTGACCATTTTATTATTTTTGAGTGGTTTGAACATGTTTGTTGGAGGAATTTTGGCGGATATTATGGTAAAGAACTATTACAAGGATAATAAGAATAGCTATTATAGTATAAAAAATATAACTATTAAATAA
- a CDS encoding NAD-dependent epimerase, whose protein sequence is MRILVTGTAGFIGFHLAKQLIDRGDEVIGLDSINDYYDVNLKYNRLAETGITREAIAYNRLVQSEIHPNYQFIQLQLEDKENVAQLFEEQQFDKVCHLAAQAGVRYSLENPHAYIDSNIVGFVNVLEGCRHQKIKHFVYASSSSVYGLNEKMPFSTSDNIDHPISLYAATKKSNELMAHSYSHLFNLPTTGLRFFTVYGPWGRPDMALFLFTKAILEDKPINIFNHGNMQRDFTYIDDIVEGVMRVIDNPPKGNPDWSAMNPDPSTAKSPYKIYNIGNSDPVLLMDFIKAIEKALGMDAKKNFMEMQPGDVPMNWADVNDLIRDLDYLPKTSVDYGIGKFIDWYKEYYKLAEFV, encoded by the coding sequence ATGCGAATTTTGGTAACAGGCACAGCAGGCTTCATCGGTTTTCATTTGGCAAAACAATTGATTGACCGTGGAGACGAAGTGATTGGTTTAGACAGCATTAACGATTATTACGATGTTAATTTGAAATATAATCGGTTGGCAGAAACGGGAATAACCCGTGAAGCTATTGCGTATAACCGCTTAGTGCAAAGTGAAATACACCCCAATTATCAGTTCATCCAACTCCAACTGGAAGACAAAGAAAATGTTGCACAACTTTTTGAAGAACAACAGTTTGATAAAGTTTGCCATTTGGCTGCCCAAGCAGGGGTTAGATACAGTTTGGAGAATCCCCATGCCTATATAGATAGCAACATTGTTGGCTTTGTGAATGTATTGGAAGGCTGTCGTCATCAAAAAATAAAACACTTTGTATATGCAAGTAGTTCAAGTGTTTATGGACTGAATGAAAAAATGCCTTTTTCTACTTCCGACAATATTGACCATCCCATCAGCCTGTATGCTGCAACCAAAAAATCCAATGAATTGATGGCTCATTCTTATAGCCATTTGTTCAACCTTCCAACGACTGGACTCCGATTCTTTACGGTGTATGGTCCTTGGGGAAGACCCGACATGGCTTTGTTCTTGTTTACAAAAGCTATTTTGGAAGACAAACCTATCAATATTTTCAACCATGGCAATATGCAGCGTGATTTCACCTATATTGACGATATTGTAGAAGGAGTCATGCGGGTGATAGACAATCCTCCAAAAGGAAATCCCGATTGGTCTGCAATGAATCCTGACCCAAGTACGGCTAAATCTCCTTATAAAATTTACAATATTGGAAATAGTGATCCTGTGTTATTAATGGATTTTATCAAGGCTATTGAAAAAGCTTTGGGAATGGACGCAAAAAAGAATTTTATGGAAATGCAGCCAGGAGATGTTCCCATGAACTGGGCAGATGTAAATGATTTAATCAGAGATTTAGACTATCTACCTAAAACATCTGTAGATTATGGGATTGGGAAATTTATTGATTGGTATAAAGAATATTATAAGTTGGCTGAATTTGTCTAA
- a CDS encoding RNA-binding protein, which produces MNIYVGNLDYQITEDDLRDIFEEYGAVTSVKLVIDRETNRSKGFGFVEMQNQEEGQKAIDELEGAELEGRTMRVNIARERTEKRGGGGRGGNRRGGNRGGYRSENKSDNSDNNNRW; this is translated from the coding sequence ATGAACATTTATGTCGGTAATCTTGATTACCAAATTACTGAGGATGATTTGCGCGATATATTTGAAGAGTACGGCGCAGTTACATCCGTAAAACTCGTGATAGATAGAGAAACGAATCGGTCAAAAGGTTTTGGCTTTGTTGAAATGCAAAATCAAGAAGAAGGACAAAAAGCAATTGACGAGCTCGAAGGCGCAGAGTTGGAAGGTCGAACCATGCGTGTGAACATTGCCCGTGAACGAACGGAAAAAAGAGGCGGCGGCGGACGTGGCGGCAATAGAAGGGGGGGTAATAGAGGTGGCTACCGTTCTGAAAACAAATCTGACAACAGCGACAACAACAATCGTTGGTAA
- the serC gene encoding 3-phosphoserine/phosphohydroxythreonine transaminase, whose product MKKYNFSSGPAVLPQSLFEQAAKATLDYQDSGLSILEISHRSDAFVEILEGSQRLVIELLDLDDDFEVLFLSGGASMQFCQVPFNLLPSNGLAAYLDTGTWSENAIKEAKLFGNIEVVASSKSSTFNHIPKSYTIPNQADYFHITTNNTIYGTQIHEIPKSEVPIVADMSSDIFSKQIDMNQFGLVYAGAQKNLGPAGTTLIIVRKSLLGKTNRAIPSMLDYQVHIAKNSSFNTPPVFPIYCCYLGLQWIKEKGIAQIEKDNRLKARLMYDEIDRNSLFEGHSVVEDRSMMNATFVLKNAELESSFLDMATQANCLTIQGHRSVGGFRASIYNTMPIEGVQTLVSVMQEMERKFG is encoded by the coding sequence ATGAAAAAATACAACTTTAGTTCTGGCCCTGCGGTATTGCCTCAATCTCTGTTTGAACAAGCTGCAAAGGCAACATTAGACTATCAAGATTCTGGTTTATCCATTCTTGAGATTTCTCATCGCAGTGATGCTTTTGTTGAAATCCTTGAAGGATCGCAACGTTTGGTTATAGAGCTTTTGGATTTAGACGACGATTTTGAAGTATTGTTTCTATCAGGTGGAGCTAGTATGCAGTTTTGCCAAGTTCCTTTCAATTTGTTGCCTTCAAATGGCTTGGCGGCTTACTTAGATACAGGCACTTGGTCGGAAAATGCAATCAAAGAAGCGAAATTGTTCGGAAATATCGAAGTTGTAGCCTCTTCTAAGTCAAGCACCTTCAACCATATTCCCAAAAGCTATACTATCCCTAATCAAGCGGATTATTTTCACATTACCACCAACAATACCATTTACGGCACCCAAATTCACGAGATTCCTAAGAGTGAAGTACCCATTGTAGCGGATATGTCGTCCGATATTTTCTCCAAACAAATAGACATGAATCAATTTGGGTTGGTGTATGCAGGAGCGCAAAAAAACTTAGGTCCAGCAGGTACGACTTTGATAATTGTCCGCAAAAGCTTATTGGGAAAAACCAATAGAGCCATTCCAAGTATGTTGGATTATCAAGTGCACATCGCCAAAAATTCGTCCTTCAATACGCCGCCTGTTTTCCCGATTTACTGCTGCTATTTAGGACTGCAATGGATCAAAGAGAAAGGAATAGCACAAATAGAAAAAGACAACCGATTGAAGGCAAGGTTGATGTATGACGAAATTGACCGCAACTCTCTTTTTGAAGGACATTCGGTGGTAGAAGACCGTTCGATGATGAACGCTACTTTTGTCCTCAAAAACGCTGAATTGGAGTCCTCTTTTTTGGATATGGCAACTCAAGCCAATTGTCTGACAATTCAAGGGCATCGCTCGGTTGGCGGATTTAGAGCCTCTATTTACAATACTATGCCGATTGAAGGAGTGCAAACTTTGGTATCGGTGATGCAAGAGATGGAACGCAAGTTTGGATAG
- the ribH gene encoding 6,7-dimethyl-8-ribityllumazine synthase, which translates to MASELKGLSEYDYNAVPNAKGYRFGIIVTDYHTDITFALLEGAQNALLEHGVLAEDIEVHHVPGTYELPYAARLMQEVQYPGVQAIICLGCVITGETRHDEYINQAVAQGIMQLNLREHDEGSNADCPVIFGVLTPQTHQQAKDRAGGKHGNKGVETAIAAIKMAALRRKIHHDSKEAWEKRLWEINEEMSKEYEDEHTANSDDNDSTPLPF; encoded by the coding sequence ATGGCAAGTGAACTCAAAGGTCTTTCCGAATATGACTACAATGCTGTCCCGAATGCAAAAGGGTATCGTTTTGGCATTATAGTCACTGATTATCACACCGATATTACCTTTGCTCTACTCGAAGGTGCTCAAAATGCGCTATTGGAACACGGAGTGCTTGCCGAAGACATTGAAGTGCATCATGTTCCTGGTACGTATGAGTTACCTTACGCTGCCCGTTTGATGCAAGAGGTTCAATATCCTGGTGTTCAGGCGATTATTTGTTTGGGTTGTGTGATTACAGGCGAAACCCGTCACGATGAATACATCAATCAAGCAGTTGCACAGGGAATTATGCAGCTCAACCTTCGTGAACACGATGAGGGTAGCAATGCTGATTGCCCCGTAATTTTTGGCGTACTTACTCCTCAAACACATCAACAAGCCAAAGATAGGGCTGGTGGAAAACACGGTAACAAAGGTGTAGAAACTGCCATTGCAGCTATCAAAATGGCGGCTTTGAGGCGCAAAATACACCATGATTCAAAAGAGGCATGGGAAAAAAGACTTTGGGAAATCAATGAGGAAATGAGCAAGGAATATGAAGATGAACATACTGCAAATAGCGATGATAACGATAGCACCCCTTTGCCTTTTTAA
- a CDS encoding tetratricopeptide repeat protein, with product MATYNKGKKVKDTQLKGDILEQEIQLQETYGKAEKFIEDNSKIVLGIVAGIALLILAFLAFNNLYLPGQEQEAQSEMYVAERYFKQDSFQLALNGDGNSLGFLDIIDKYSGMTDATNLANYYAGISYLNLGDFNNAVTYLKKFDGDDEVVSTMALGALGDAYSELGDMSNAISYYKKAAANSDNEFTATTYWLRAGQAMEHEGDNSGAKAAYEVIKKEYPTSLVGQSIDKYIARVDAKM from the coding sequence ATGGCAACGTACAACAAGGGAAAAAAAGTAAAAGATACCCAACTTAAAGGAGACATACTTGAGCAGGAAATACAATTGCAGGAAACGTATGGTAAAGCTGAAAAGTTTATTGAAGACAATAGCAAAATCGTATTGGGTATTGTGGCAGGTATTGCGTTATTGATTTTGGCCTTCTTAGCATTTAACAATCTTTATTTACCAGGTCAAGAACAAGAAGCTCAGTCAGAAATGTATGTTGCGGAGCGTTATTTTAAGCAAGATTCGTTTCAGTTGGCATTGAATGGAGATGGTAATTCTCTTGGATTCCTCGATATCATTGACAAATATAGTGGCATGACAGATGCTACAAATTTGGCAAACTACTATGCTGGTATCAGTTACTTGAACTTGGGCGACTTCAACAATGCTGTTACTTACCTCAAAAAATTTGACGGTGATGATGAGGTTGTTAGTACCATGGCTTTGGGAGCATTGGGTGATGCCTATTCTGAATTGGGCGATATGTCCAATGCTATCAGTTACTACAAAAAAGCGGCTGCTAATAGCGACAATGAATTTACGGCTACTACTTATTGGTTGCGTGCAGGTCAAGCAATGGAACATGAAGGCGACAATAGTGGAGCAAAAGCTGCTTACGAAGTTATCAAAAAAGAATATCCGACTTCATTAGTAGGTCAAAGCATTGACAAATACATCGCTCGCGTAGATGCGAAGATGTAA
- a CDS encoding MOSC domain-containing protein, protein MTFKITELYVYPIKSLGGISLQTSKLTPKGLEYDRRWLLTDSNGQFITQRNMPSLVFFKTALAQNGIVVSHKNSDKDLFVPARSADAKDRRMKVVIWDDVVNAVVESEEINDWFSKLMGFEVYLVFIPDGERRVVHNHPDAEINFPDAAPYLFLSQTALDYLNGQLEQKIPINRFRANVIFEGGSPHIEDNWQTFKIGEAEFEAIKNCGRCQVITTNQETAEVGKEPLRTLATYRKEGQRILFGRYFKLKGKQHFEVKIGDEVEVLGS, encoded by the coding sequence ATGACTTTCAAAATAACTGAACTGTATGTTTATCCCATTAAATCACTTGGAGGCATTAGCCTGCAAACTTCTAAGTTGACTCCTAAAGGTTTGGAATACGACCGACGATGGCTGTTGACGGACTCCAATGGTCAGTTTATCACCCAAAGAAATATGCCCAGTTTGGTGTTTTTCAAAACTGCTCTTGCCCAAAATGGTATTGTGGTTTCTCACAAAAACTCGGATAAGGATTTGTTTGTACCCGCACGTTCTGCCGATGCCAAAGACCGACGAATGAAAGTCGTTATTTGGGATGATGTGGTCAATGCGGTGGTCGAAAGTGAGGAAATCAATGATTGGTTTTCAAAATTGATGGGTTTTGAGGTATATTTGGTATTCATTCCCGATGGGGAACGTAGAGTGGTTCATAATCATCCTGATGCGGAAATTAACTTTCCCGATGCAGCACCTTATTTGTTTTTGAGCCAGACGGCTTTGGATTATCTCAATGGTCAGTTGGAGCAAAAAATTCCTATCAATCGGTTTCGAGCCAATGTTATTTTTGAAGGGGGAAGTCCACATATTGAAGACAATTGGCAGACCTTCAAAATTGGAGAAGCTGAATTTGAGGCCATTAAGAATTGCGGTCGCTGTCAAGTGATAACAACTAACCAAGAAACCGCAGAGGTCGGAAAAGAACCTTTGCGTACTTTGGCAACTTACCGAAAAGAAGGGCAAAGAATTTTGTTTGGGCGGTATTTCAAATTGAAGGGAAAACAGCACTTTGAAGTGAAAATAGGGGACGAAGTAGAAGTTTTGGGGTCTTAA
- a CDS encoding tetratricopeptide repeat protein → MKNSKKSHNIPSKKKTIAQHSKERKWAVGILLLITFLVYLPSLQNGFVTWDDNTYVYENEHLINMDVATMLTEPMAHNYHPLTMLSLAANYAVSGFEPFGYHFTNLLLHLLNTLLVFWLLYTLTKRNVFIAFIAALLFGIHPMHIESVAWVSERKDLLYTLFFLPALLTYIRYIKTRQMGFYVATLVLFVLSLLSKPAAVIFPIVLFAFDFWYKRRWSVKLLVEKLPFLILAFGIGLYTVKIQNNLDAVASISQYSFIERILFAAYGFNFYLLKFFVPYPLLPFYAHPTPNMGLPIVYWLSPLVLLGIWATIFVVWRRSKVMVFGMAFYLLNLLLVLQLVTIGGAVVAERYTYMPYIGLGLILAYWWKRWISCYPSHKQIINGVLGVWLLLLGVYSFQHLKVWKSGETLWGYQVQQKPKGEKGLVNMGVYYIEEYKKSRTNRQLIDKALQYFNEALKYHPNDPHALNERAGVYFELQDIERGFNDVNLLIEVDPSYYQAYLNRAILYSISNNHAAAVKDYTQYLKKKTEDDRAYNWRGISYLQLQNFDKALTDFNKAIKLKPTVGEYFFNRGKANAALGKDGQAQQDMQRAKALGFVVPN, encoded by the coding sequence ATGAAAAACTCCAAAAAATCACACAATATACCATCCAAAAAGAAAACCATTGCCCAACATTCTAAAGAAAGAAAATGGGCGGTGGGTATTTTGTTACTCATTACTTTTTTGGTGTATTTGCCATCGCTGCAAAATGGTTTTGTGACCTGGGACGACAACACCTACGTCTATGAAAACGAACATCTCATCAATATGGATGTCGCTACCATGCTTACCGAACCCATGGCGCACAATTACCATCCTTTGACCATGCTTTCATTGGCAGCCAATTATGCGGTTTCGGGATTTGAACCATTTGGGTATCATTTCACCAATCTACTGCTACACCTACTAAATACTTTGCTGGTTTTTTGGCTATTATACACACTGACCAAACGAAATGTCTTCATTGCTTTCATTGCAGCCCTACTGTTTGGGATTCACCCGATGCACATTGAATCCGTAGCATGGGTTTCGGAGCGCAAAGACTTGCTTTACACCCTATTTTTTCTGCCCGCACTGCTGACCTATATCCGCTATATCAAGACCCGACAAATGGGTTTTTATGTAGCTACTTTGGTTTTGTTCGTTTTGTCCTTGTTGTCAAAACCCGCTGCGGTCATTTTTCCGATAGTGTTGTTTGCCTTTGATTTTTGGTACAAGCGCAGATGGTCGGTGAAGTTGTTGGTAGAAAAACTTCCTTTTTTGATCTTGGCTTTTGGCATCGGACTTTATACCGTAAAGATTCAAAACAACTTGGATGCTGTTGCTTCTATCTCACAATACAGTTTCATAGAACGCATTCTTTTTGCAGCTTATGGCTTCAATTTTTACCTCCTCAAGTTTTTTGTTCCCTATCCTTTGCTGCCTTTTTATGCACATCCTACTCCCAATATGGGGCTGCCCATTGTTTATTGGCTTTCTCCTTTGGTGCTGCTCGGTATATGGGCCACGATTTTTGTGGTGTGGAGGCGGAGCAAGGTGATGGTATTTGGCATGGCGTTTTATTTGCTCAACTTGTTGTTGGTTTTGCAGTTGGTGACAATTGGAGGAGCAGTTGTTGCAGAGCGATATACCTACATGCCTTACATTGGTTTGGGTTTGATATTGGCGTATTGGTGGAAACGGTGGATCAGTTGTTATCCTTCTCACAAACAAATTATCAATGGTGTGTTGGGGGTATGGCTGTTGCTGTTGGGAGTGTATAGTTTTCAGCACCTAAAAGTCTGGAAAAGTGGGGAAACACTTTGGGGCTATCAGGTGCAGCAAAAACCAAAGGGTGAAAAGGGATTGGTCAATATGGGCGTTTATTATATTGAGGAGTACAAAAAAAGTCGAACAAATAGGCAATTGATAGACAAAGCACTTCAATACTTCAATGAGGCATTGAAGTACCATCCCAATGATCCCCATGCTTTGAACGAAAGGGCGGGAGTTTACTTTGAATTGCAGGACATAGAAAGGGGCTTTAATGATGTCAATTTGTTGATTGAAGTAGATCCTTCGTATTATCAGGCTTACCTCAATCGGGCTATTTTGTACAGCATTTCCAACAATCATGCGGCGGCGGTAAAAGATTATACGCAGTATTTGAAGAAAAAAACGGAGGATGATAGGGCCTACAATTGGCGAGGCATTTCTTATCTGCAGCTTCAAAATTTTGACAAAGCATTGACGGACTTCAATAAGGCGATAAAACTCAAACCTACAGTTGGTGAATATTTCTTCAATCGTGGAAAGGCAAATGCTGCCTTGGGAAAGGATGGACAAGCCCAACAGGATATGCAAAGGGCAAAGGCATTGGGTTTTGTAGTGCCGAATTGA